AACCTGAAACGAAAGTTTTTGAACAAGTCTGGCAAACTGTCAACGAAAACTTTTACGACCCAAAATTTAACGGAGTGAACTGGAAAGCAATGCGGGAAAAGTATGAACCTCAAGCAGCGCGAACCAAGTCAAGTCAAGAAGTTGCTCCTGTGATCAATCAAATGCTTTCTGAGTTGCAAACTTCTCACACCCGCTTCTACATTCAAGATGAGCCAGCATACTATCAGCTTTTGGGGATTTTTCAGTCAGGAAATAGTGAGTTTCAAAAGCGCTTAAGTAAGTTCTTCCCAAAAGGCAAAATTGAATACAGTGGCATTGGTGCCATGACCAAAGACATCAACGGTAAAACTTTTGTCAGTGGCATTTTAGATGAGAGTCCTGCTGCTAAAGCTGGTTTAAAAGTGGGCGATCAACTGCTGAGTGTAGATGGTCGTCCTTACCAAGCGATACAATCTTTTGCAGGGAAAGCAGGTCAGAAAGTCACGCTGTTGATTCAGAGAACACCTGAAGCTAATAGCCGTGAAAAAATTGCTGTGACTCCCAAGATGTTCAATGCAGCTACTATGTTTCTGGAGGCACAGCAAGCCAGTACCCAGATCCTTCAAAGGGACGGCAAGAAAATTGGCTACGTTCATATCTGGTCAAATGCCGCAGATCCAGACCAGGAGAAACTTCGGGAAGACCTCATCTACGATCGCCTTAGAGATGCACAAGCGTTGGTTTTGGATTTACGAGATGGCTGGGGTGGAGGAGATATCGGTTATCTCAATATATTCACTGCAAAGGAAGGTCCCAGTGTTACTAGCATCCCCCGTAATGGCAAGAGATCTACTTATATTTCTCAATGGAAAAAGCCTGTGGTTATGGTCATCAATGAGGGGAGCAGAAGTAGTAAGGAAATTTTAGCGTATGCCTTCCAGCAACACAAAATAGGACCTGTGGTTGGTTCCAAGACAACGGGAGCAGTGGTTGCGGGTCGTCCTTTTTTAATGCCAGATGGTAGCTTCCTTTACTTAGCAGTTTCAAATGTATTTGTCAACGAAACACAACGGTTGGAAGGTAAAGGAGTGATGCCTGATATTAACGTTCCATTCTCATTGGAATACGCTCAAGGTACAGACCCTCAGAAAGAGAGGGCTATAGAGGCTGTGCTGGAAGTCCTCAAGTAGCGGGGTTAGCTATTGACATCATAGCGACAGTTTTGATATGAAACCACAGATGTAGGTGTAAGCGGTGCGGTAGGCTACACAGATGCACACAGATCAAATGAGCCTTCTGTGTTTTCCCTGTTCTTATGTGGTTCAATTTACACCGTCAAAACCTGCTTACGTAAACTTTGAATAGTAGAAATAGTGTGTTCTGCCACCCTGTCAATTTCCTCCGCAGTGTTGAAGCGTCCTATACCAAACCGTACTGACGCATAGGCTAGCTGTTCCGAGTGTCCCAATGCCGTGAGAACATGGGAAGGTGCAGTCGTTGCAGAAGAGCAAGCAGATCCAGAAGACACCGCCATCACTGGTTGCAATCCTAACAGCAGTGCAGCTCCATCCACTCCCTCAACGCTGATATTCAAATTTCCCGGTAGTCGTTGAGTAGGATGTCCGTTGAGATGAATTCCATCTAATTGAGAAAGTTGTTCCCACAATCTTTGTCTTAATTGTGTGAGGCGTTGGCTTTCTGTCGTTTGTTCTTCCAAACCAATCTCCACCGCCTTACCAAATCCTACGATTTGCGGTGTATACAAAGTGCCAGAACGCATTAAGCGTTCATGTCCACCACCATGCTGCTGAGGAGCAACTTGTACTCTGGGGTTGCGGCGGCGGACGTACAATACTCCGATCCCCTTGGGACCGTATACCTTATGTGCTGTTAACGACATCAAGTCAATTTTCATCGCCTGCACGTCGAGGGGTATCTTACCAATAGCTTGTGCAGCGTCAGTGTGGAAAAGGACATTGCGTTCCCGACACATTGCGCCAATTTCTGTTAATGGCTGCAACACACCTATTTCGTTATTCGCAGCCATTACCGAAACCAGAATTGTGTCGGGACGAAAAGCTTTTTCCAACTGGGTTAAATCAATGAGTCCATCATTTTGGACTGGGAGGATTGTGATTTCAAAACCGAGGGTTTTAAGATACTTGCCAGGGTCAAGAACAGCACTGTGTTCAGTCGCAACAGTCACAATATGTTGTCCTTTTTGAAAATAGGCTTCTGCAACACCTTTGATAGCTAAATTATTAGCTTCTGTCGCACCGCTAGTAAAGACTATTTCTTCTGGCGTGGCGTTGATTGCGGCTGCTAATATTTCCCGTGTTTGTTTGACAGCAGCTTCCGCTTCCCAACCGTAAACATGACTGATGCTAGAGGCGTTCCCAAAGTGTTCGCTGAAGTAGGGTAGCATTGCAGCAAGTACCCGTTCATCCACAGGTGTGGTAGCGTGGCAATCTAGGTAGATAGGACGTTGAGACATGGTTGTTGACTCAAAATTTGACCCAGTTTTTTAATAGACTCACCAGAAGACAGTCAGGGAATAATGTCAGCGAGGAACACAAAACTGGGTACACTGTCGCTGAATATGCACCTTAATGCAGCCAAAATTCCCCCTCTCCTTTCTTCAAAGATACTTCTAGTCAGGGCAATTATGACAGTACGAGGAGGGGATGAGGGGGATGTAGAGAATGTTGCTTTTTTTTAAAACCGCCACCAAGTCTTTTGCACGTAATTGAGAATAGCCATAACAATTGCCCCAAGAAGCAACAGCCAAATCACTCCTCCTGGAATGAAAGTGAGAATACCAAAACCTCTGAGTACCCAGACAGCGATCGCAATACCGAGAAAAACCCCAAAAGCCTGGTTGAATATGCGATTTAATTTAGAAGACCTCACCTAATTTCCCTCAAACTCAACAGTTATTGCATTTTATATGTAGCAACAAACGTTTTCACTAGATGTCAAGGCAAGAAAGACAAGGCACGAGGGTTCAGCAAATAAAATGAAAGTCTGGTCATTTGGAGGTTGCCAAAGGTTATCTTGGTTATTATTGGGAGTATTTCCTTTAAAGTAGCTATGGCAACGAGCGATTATTCACCCAATCCTAAATCAAACCAGTCAGTCAACTTGGAATCCTTGCCCAGAATTAATATTCTAACTATGTTTCGACTGGGCTTGTTTCAAATGGGGTTGGGCATCATGTCGGTTCTCACCTTAGGAGTGCTGAATCGCATCATGATTAAGGAATTAGCAATTCCAGCTACACTGGTAGCGGGTACTATAGCAGTGCATCAGCTTGTCGCACCGGCAAGGCTGTGGTTTGGACAAATGTCTGATGCTAAACGCTTTCTTCGCTATCACCGCACTGGTTATGTATGGGTGGGTGCAGTTCTATTTGCGATCGCATCCTTTTTAGCAGTACAAGTCACCTGGCAATTAGGTGCTAGTTTTTACTCTGTAGGTTGGACAACTCAAACTTACGGCTGGATAGCCCTGTTAGCAGGGATTTTTGCCCTCTACGGATTGGCTCTAAGTTCTAGTTCTACTCCCTTTGCAGCGTTGTTAGTCGATGTTTCTGATGAAGACAACCGATCTAAACTTGTTGGTGTTGTCTGGTCTATGCTCATGGTAGGCATTGTGATTGGGGCAATTACTAGCTCGAAGCTATTACCAGCAGCTGCAACTTGCCAAGAAACAACAACAGCAACAGTATCCCTGTACAGTCAACCCGAACAACTCTCAGCACTGCAAAACTCGATTAACCGCCTATTCTTTATTCTTCCAGCCGTCGTTTTTGGGTTATCCATATTATCGACAGCAGGAATTGAAAAAAAATATTCTCGATATGGCATACGCTCCTCTATTGTAGAGCGGGAAGACCAAATTACTTTGAAAAGAGCTATCAAGGTCTTGACAACTAGCCGCCAAACAGGTTTGTTTTTTACATTTCTCTTAGTGATGACCATCAGCTTGTTTATGCAAGAGGCTGTGATGGAACCTTATGGTGGTGAAGTTTTTGGGATGTGTGTCTCTGAAACTACGAGATTAAACGCTTTTTGGGGAACCGGAACGCTGATAGGTATCGGTTCCACGGGCTTTTTAATTGTGCCACGCATAGGCAAACAAAAAACTGCCATGTTGGGGTGCTTAACAGTCGCCCTGTCTATGGTATTCGTCATCCTATCAGGATTCACTGCCAATCAGAAACTCCTACAAGGAGCGTTAGTGCTGTTTGGTTTAGCTTCTGGTGTCACCACAACGGGAGCCATCAGCCTCATGCTAGACTTGACCGCAGCGGAAACTGCTGGGACATTTATTGGCGCTTGGGGTTTGGCGCAGGCTGTTGCACGGGCATTGGCGACAGTGAGTGGCGGTGCGGTGCTTGATATTGGTAAACAAATCTTTGCTCAGAAAGTGTTGGCATACAGCTTGGTATTTGGACTGCAAGCGCTGGGAATGCTTTTGGCAATTTGGTTCCTCACGAGAGTCAATGTGAGAGAATTTCAGCACACAGCCAAGCAAGCGATCGCTTCTATCTTTGAAAGCGAACTGGATTAAACCTTAGCAATAGATTTTATAGCAAATGTAACGGATTGAACTGTAAGACCTACAATGAATCTATCCGCTACAACTGTTATCCATCCGTTGCCACATGACTGAATTTTGGACAACAATTCTCGATTTTGCCCAAACCACGACAACAAGAGTGGGAAATCAGTTGATGCAAGACTTTGGGCAAGTGCAGGCTTTGCAAAAAGCTGATGGCAGTTTGGTAACGCAAGCAGATAAATGGGCGGATCAGGAAATACGGGACGCCATAGTATCTACTTTCGCTGGTTACGGTATCTTAAGTGAAGAAGGCAACAAAGTTTTTCCTGATACCGAATGGTGCTGGGTCATTGACCCTTTAGACGGTACAACTAACTTTACTCGTGGGATTCCCATTTGGTCGATTTCTCTCGGTTTGCTGTATCAAGGCACACCAGTTTTTGGTTACGTTTATGTCCCGCCATTAAATCAAGCTTTTCACGGCTTTTGGGGAGGTTTATCTGGGTTAGAAGCACCAACTGGAGCTTTTCGCGATCGCCATCCTATCCATACCAGTGATGATGCTCCTAGTAAACATCACTTCTTCAACCTCTGTTCCCGCAGCACCTCAGTGATACAAAAAAATTTTCCCTGCAAGATTCGGATGCTAGGAGTTGCTAGCTATAATTTCCTGACGACTGCTGCTGGCGCAACATTGGGGGGTGTCGAAGCGACACCAAAAGTTTGGGATATAGCGGCTGCTTGGGTTATTGTCCAAGCTGCTGGGGGAAGCTGGGTCTCATTAAAATCAGAGCCGTTTCCTTTGTCACCA
The sequence above is a segment of the Mastigocladopsis repens PCC 10914 genome. Coding sequences within it:
- a CDS encoding S41 family peptidase — protein: MKRLVLPKLNKFATALLISFSVLLLLWFTSPLPKTLAKPETKVFEQVWQTVNENFYDPKFNGVNWKAMREKYEPQAARTKSSQEVAPVINQMLSELQTSHTRFYIQDEPAYYQLLGIFQSGNSEFQKRLSKFFPKGKIEYSGIGAMTKDINGKTFVSGILDESPAAKAGLKVGDQLLSVDGRPYQAIQSFAGKAGQKVTLLIQRTPEANSREKIAVTPKMFNAATMFLEAQQASTQILQRDGKKIGYVHIWSNAADPDQEKLREDLIYDRLRDAQALVLDLRDGWGGGDIGYLNIFTAKEGPSVTSIPRNGKRSTYISQWKKPVVMVINEGSRSSKEILAYAFQQHKIGPVVGSKTTGAVVAGRPFLMPDGSFLYLAVSNVFVNETQRLEGKGVMPDINVPFSLEYAQGTDPQKERAIEAVLEVLK
- a CDS encoding cysteine desulfurase family protein: MSQRPIYLDCHATTPVDERVLAAMLPYFSEHFGNASSISHVYGWEAEAAVKQTREILAAAINATPEEIVFTSGATEANNLAIKGVAEAYFQKGQHIVTVATEHSAVLDPGKYLKTLGFEITILPVQNDGLIDLTQLEKAFRPDTILVSVMAANNEIGVLQPLTEIGAMCRERNVLFHTDAAQAIGKIPLDVQAMKIDLMSLTAHKVYGPKGIGVLYVRRRNPRVQVAPQQHGGGHERLMRSGTLYTPQIVGFGKAVEIGLEEQTTESQRLTQLRQRLWEQLSQLDGIHLNGHPTQRLPGNLNISVEGVDGAALLLGLQPVMAVSSGSACSSATTAPSHVLTALGHSEQLAYASVRFGIGRFNTAEEIDRVAEHTISTIQSLRKQVLTV
- a CDS encoding BCD family MFS transporter, with product MATSDYSPNPKSNQSVNLESLPRINILTMFRLGLFQMGLGIMSVLTLGVLNRIMIKELAIPATLVAGTIAVHQLVAPARLWFGQMSDAKRFLRYHRTGYVWVGAVLFAIASFLAVQVTWQLGASFYSVGWTTQTYGWIALLAGIFALYGLALSSSSTPFAALLVDVSDEDNRSKLVGVVWSMLMVGIVIGAITSSKLLPAAATCQETTTATVSLYSQPEQLSALQNSINRLFFILPAVVFGLSILSTAGIEKKYSRYGIRSSIVEREDQITLKRAIKVLTTSRQTGLFFTFLLVMTISLFMQEAVMEPYGGEVFGMCVSETTRLNAFWGTGTLIGIGSTGFLIVPRIGKQKTAMLGCLTVALSMVFVILSGFTANQKLLQGALVLFGLASGVTTTGAISLMLDLTAAETAGTFIGAWGLAQAVARALATVSGGAVLDIGKQIFAQKVLAYSLVFGLQALGMLLAIWFLTRVNVREFQHTAKQAIASIFESELD
- a CDS encoding inositol monophosphatase family protein: MTEFWTTILDFAQTTTTRVGNQLMQDFGQVQALQKADGSLVTQADKWADQEIRDAIVSTFAGYGILSEEGNKVFPDTEWCWVIDPLDGTTNFTRGIPIWSISLGLLYQGTPVFGYVYVPPLNQAFHGFWGGLSGLEAPTGAFRDRHPIHTSDDAPSKHHFFNLCSRSTSVIQKNFPCKIRMLGVASYNFLTTAAGATLGGVEATPKVWDIAAAWVIVQAAGGSWVSLKSEPFPLSPGEDYSDRSFPTLVVSRKELIPVFAPFVEKVKI